TGACGTCTTCATTGTTACCCATGGGGACAACAGCAATAAAGATGAGCTGACCTGATTCCTGGTCAACTGCCTGGGTAATTTGGGTTTCGTTCTTATTGAGTAATTCGATAAATTTTGCTTCTACCTGGCTACCAGGCACCACTTCCTGCTCCGCTGAGGTTTCCAAAATTTTTCCTTCTTTGTCAAACACCGTAATCCTTGCATCATAGATATCGGCCAAAAATTTCAAAAAGTCCTGTCTATCCTCGATCCATTCTTCTGTCTGCTCGACAGGTGGATCCCCCCATGCCCGGTCCCGGAGCAAGGCAAAGTTTACCCGCTTGGCCTTGTGTAACAACTCTTGTTGGACTTGCTCATAGGCTACTTGTTTCATTAAATAGCTGGAAAACATCATCAAGGCAATCAAACCGAAAACAAAGACTATCACATTGGTAAACAGTATCCTGGTATAAATATTTTTGTTGAATTGTTCTCGCAGTAAACGTTTAATCATAAAACAGAACAGACGCCCGGCACGGGCTACCGATTGAAGTCCTTCCCTGCACCGCCGTAGATAGGAATTCACGATGTGGTCTCTCCCTCTTTGACAGGAGGTGTAAACTGGTAGCCAACACCCCAAACAGTTGTTAAATATTCATAGGGTAAAGGCGCCAGCTTTGTTCTCAGTCTGCGAATGTGGACATCCACCGTACGCTGATCACCAAAGTAATCATATCCCCAGACAGCCACTAACAGTTCATGCCTCGTGAACACCCGGTGAGGATTCTGGGCCAGATAATAAAGTAAATCGAATTCTCTGGGAGTAACTCCTGTTTCTTCACCGTCAACCAATACTTTCCTGGTATCTGCCTGGATTTCCAAACCCGGGTATTTCACTTTCCAGTTAGTTAGCGTATCAACCGGTTGGGTACGGCGCAGTACCGCCTTTATTCTGGCTACCAACTCTCTGGGGCTGAAAGGTTTGGAAACATAGTCATCAGCTCCCATTTCCAGTCCCAGAACACGATCTGCTTCTTCACCCTTAGCTGTAAGCATAATTATAGGAACCATGCGTATCTCCCTTAAATTGCGACATAGAGTAAGCCCGTCCTTACCCGGAAGCATGATATCAAGAATTACTACATCAGGATTCTCCCGGTCGAATGCGGGCAGGACCAAGTCACCGTTATTCATCCCGATGACTTCATAACCTTCCCTTTCACAGTACAACTTGATCAATTCCAATACCGTTTGGTCATCATCAACGACTAAAACCTTACCCCGTCGCGACATTATTTCCCCCCTCAGTAACCTTTCTACCATTATTAATAGATGCCTGGAAATAAATTCTCATCGCATGTACTACATTATATTGCAACTTAATATAACTCATCAAGTTGTCGGGGTGATTATACCATACCAAACTGCCGGGAGCAACAGCATTTCTTTTTGGATTCACGCCTGTTACCCCTTTCCGGAATTTTCAACAACCATCCTCAGCCGGGAAGCACTGGATCGTAAGTTACAGGCACTTTATAAACTTAATCTCTGATAAAAAAATCTAAGGACTTTGTACGTTAATAGCGTAAAAGTCCCTTAATTATGATTATATTTTAATATTTTAATAAAAGCATTGGAGAGAATAAAAAACTCAAAGAGACAATTCAATATGATTAATTAGATTTATTTGAAAACTGCTGTTATCCTGATAAATAACATTTAGACAGCCATAATTTTGGCAGATTTTGAAAATATTTTTTAACGGCATACCCAGCAGGTGACAAATGATTACCCGGTTAACTCCGGCATGCCCCACCAGCAGGATATTTCCACTGCTGTGGTTAAGAATCCGGTAAAATTCATTAATAACCCTGGTGCTAAGATCGGCAAAGCTCTCGCCGCCGGGCGGCCGGTAACCGGCTATATCCGCACCTCGCCTTTCGAATTCACCAGGGTATTTTTTCTCAATTTCGGAAAAGCTTAATCCCTCCCATTCACCGAGGCTTATTTCTCTCAAACCTGAACAAACAGACAGCTGTATGGAATGTACAGCTGCAATAATATCCGCCGTTTGCCGGGAGCGAGAAAGATCACTGCAATATATTTCTGTCAAGTTAGCTCCGGCCAGCTTGCGCTGCAAGTATTCAGCCTGTCTAATTCCCTCTGCATTAAGGGGTAGTTCAGCCTGACCGATGAAACGTTTGCTGCCGCCGGTATTTATGGAACCATGACGAACCAGGTAAATTACTCTTTTTTTCATAACCACCGCTCTACCCTAATATAGTTTCTAACTGCAGACCCAGTATTTTTTCCACCTGCTGTTTAATTAATTCTGCCTGCTGACGGCGATAAAGTACTGCCTTCAGTACTTCAGGCTCCCCGGCATAACGCTTTTGTGCGCCCGAAAATCTTTCAGCCAAAGAAACAACCTGCTGTCCGTGCACTAACTTATCCGCCAAGTAAACAAGCTCCCTTTCGCTTATTTCCCGGCCCGTCTTCAGGCCCTGCCCCATGTGGCAGGCTATAATTTCCGCCACCCCGGGGAATCCCAGCCTGTACAGTATTTCGGCCCCGGCAGCAGCATGGTCAGGCTGTCCCTTTGCCAGGTCGTGCAGCAAACCCGCTGACGCAGCCAAATCCGGCCGCAGGTTGCACCCGGCCTCGTTCAGCAGCAAAGCCATCCGGCGGGCCAGTGCGGCAACTGCCCGGCAGTGACTGATTACATTGGGCGAAACATTCTGTCTATTTAAAATAGCTTCACATTCCTGCTCATTTGGCACATCAATTGTTGTCCAACGGGATAACAACCTCCGGTAATCTTCCGGTGTATCCATGTCCAGCAGCACCCCTTGATCAATTACATCAATATCCCGGGCAGCTGCTTCATGACGGGTAAGTACTTCTCTCAAATTTGCCTGTATACGAGAGCTTATAATTTCCCCGGCATAATCGGACGCAATCAGGGGCGGGTGCCCCCTTTGCCCGGCAAAACTGGGATAGACAATCCCCGCATTACTTTCTTCCCGGGCTCGAATCACCTCTGATATAGTTTTGGGTCTTACCAGTGGATTATCAACAGGTAAGATAAAAAATGCATCTACCTGACGCGGCAAACTTTTGACTCCGGACTGCACCGAGGAAAACATACCCCGGTCATAATTCTCGTTATATACTGCCAGAACCCCCAGTTCATCCAATACCGGTATCAGGTCATGGGCCCGGTATCCTACCACCACACGCACATCATTTATACCGGCGGCCCGAAAATTGTTTACTGCTGCTGCAATAACCGTTGTATTTCCCATTGGCAGCAAAGGTTTGAAGGTACCCATGCGGGATGAATAACCGGCAGCCAGTATTAATGCCGAAATATCACTCATTTTTTTGAGATGCCCGTTCCTTTATTAACTCGGCAACAATACTTACTGCAATTTCCTCCGGGGTTTCGGCTTCGATTGCCAGACCAATGGGACTGTGCACCCGCTTCAGTTCCTCACCTGTATAACCCTCATTTTGCAAAGCCCGGTAAATAGTATCCCGCTTTTTTTTGCTGCCAATCATTCCGATATATGAAGCCTGCGTACGCAAGGCACTTGCTAACACCGTCTTATCATGGGCATGCCCTCTGGTAACAATGACCACATAGCTGTCACGATTAACACCCAGTGCAGTTAGATCTTCTGCAAAAGAAGGCAGTACTATTAAACGGTCGGCAGTGGGAAACCTTTCCTTATTGGCAAACTCCTTCCGGTCATCCAACACAACAGTGGTAAAGTCAACCATTTTGGTAAGCAAAGCTAATTTTTGAGATACATGACCGGCGCCAAAAATGTAGACTGTACCGCAGCTACTTACCTGTTCCACTAAAAACCGTTTATCATCAATTGCTACTACCTGGGGATACCTGCTGTCAGCCCTG
The Desulfolucanica intricata genome window above contains:
- a CDS encoding response regulator transcription factor translates to MSRRGKVLVVDDDQTVLELIKLYCEREGYEVIGMNNGDLVLPAFDRENPDVVILDIMLPGKDGLTLCRNLREIRMVPIIMLTAKGEEADRVLGLEMGADDYVSKPFSPRELVARIKAVLRRTQPVDTLTNWKVKYPGLEIQADTRKVLVDGEETGVTPREFDLLYYLAQNPHRVFTRHELLVAVWGYDYFGDQRTVDVHIRRLRTKLAPLPYEYLTTVWGVGYQFTPPVKEGETTS
- the cobC gene encoding alpha-ribazole phosphatase encodes the protein MKKRVIYLVRHGSINTGGSKRFIGQAELPLNAEGIRQAEYLQRKLAGANLTEIYCSDLSRSRQTADIIAAVHSIQLSVCSGLREISLGEWEGLSFSEIEKKYPGEFERRGADIAGYRPPGGESFADLSTRVINEFYRILNHSSGNILLVGHAGVNRVIICHLLGMPLKNIFKICQNYGCLNVIYQDNSSFQINLINHIELSL
- a CDS encoding DVU_1551 family NTP transferase, with amino-acid sequence MSDISALILAAGYSSRMGTFKPLLPMGNTTVIAAAVNNFRAAGINDVRVVVGYRAHDLIPVLDELGVLAVYNENYDRGMFSSVQSGVKSLPRQVDAFFILPVDNPLVRPKTISEVIRAREESNAGIVYPSFAGQRGHPPLIASDYAGEIISSRIQANLREVLTRHEAAARDIDVIDQGVLLDMDTPEDYRRLLSRWTTIDVPNEQECEAILNRQNVSPNVISHCRAVAALARRMALLLNEAGCNLRPDLAASAGLLHDLAKGQPDHAAAGAEILYRLGFPGVAEIIACHMGQGLKTGREISERELVYLADKLVHGQQVVSLAERFSGAQKRYAGEPEVLKAVLYRRQQAELIKQQVEKILGLQLETILG
- a CDS encoding XdhC family aldehyde oxidoreductase maturation factor; this translates as MVKIFYDMLRLLEQGESFVLATILTQLGSAPRTAGTKMIVRKDGTIAGTIGGGLVEARVMETAREIFALQKAVVKEYNLTAAAAGQMDMICGGHIEVLIDYIDAADVTNLHIYRALTEAVTARQKAVLLTTLPGGAGDKDKVKLCLISNDGKSIGEFSYPQTWLEELLRRADSRYPQVVAIDDKRFLVEQVSSCGTVYIFGAGHVSQKLALLTKMVDFTTVVLDDRKEFANKERFPTADRLIVLPSFAEDLTALGVNRDSYVVIVTRGHAHDKTVLASALRTQASYIGMIGSKKKRDTIYRALQNEGYTGEELKRVHSPIGLAIEAETPEEIAVSIVAELIKERASQKNE